In Hyla sarda isolate aHylSar1 chromosome 9, aHylSar1.hap1, whole genome shotgun sequence, the following proteins share a genomic window:
- the PRDM12 gene encoding PR domain zinc finger protein 12: MMGSVLPAEALVLKSGLKPPGLSLAEMITSDILHSFLYGRWRNVLGEQLFEEKSNHIGPKTAFTAEVLAQSFSGEVQKLSSLVLPTEVIIAQSSIPGEGLGIFSKTWIKAGTEMGPFTGRVISPEHVDLCKNNNLMWEVFNEDSTVRYFIDASQEDHRSWMTYIKCARNEQEQNLEVVQIGNSIFYKAIETIPPDQELLVWYSNSQSTFLGIPGVPGIEEEQKKSKHDDFGGGDTNGPVLSGRMRCVICHRGFNSRSNLRSHMRIHTLDKPFVCRFCNRRFSQSSTLRNHVRLHTGERPYKCQVCQSAYSQLAGLRAHQKSARHRPPNGSLQAHSPNLPVPHPASLAHHIPTMVL; this comes from the exons ATgatgggctcagtgctccccGCAGAAGCTTTGGTCCTGAAGAGCGGCCTGAAGCCCCCGGGACTGTCCCTGGCGGAGATGATCACCTCGGACATCTTACACAGCTTCCTGTACGGCCGATGGAGGAACGTCCTGGGGGAGCAACTGTTCGAGGAGAAGAGCAACCACATCGGCCCCAAGACGGCGTTCACTGCCGAGGTGCTGGCACAGTCCTTCTCCGGAG agGTCCAGAAGCTCTCCAGCCTGGTTCTGCCCACAGAGGTGATCATCGCCCAGAGCTCTATACCCGGCGAAGGCCTCGGGATCTTCTCCAAGACCTGGATCAAAGCCGGAACCGAGATGGGGCCCTTCACCGGCAGAGTCATCTCCCCGGAACATGTGGATCTGTGCAAGAACAACAACCTGATGTGGGAG GTCTTTAATGAGGACAGCACAGTGCGGTATTTTATTGACGCCAGTCAGGAGGATCACCGCAGTTGGATGACATATATAAAGTGCGCCCGCAACGAGCAGGagcagaacctggaggtggtacAGATCGGGAACAGCATCTTCTACAAGGCCATCGAG ACTATCCCTCCGGACCAGGAGCTGTTGGTTTGGTACAGTAATTCTCAGAGCACCTTCCTGGGTATTCCTGGCGTGCCGGGCatagaggaggagcagaagaaaagcaaACACG ATGACTTCGGAGGCGGCGATACCAACGGCCCCGTCCTGTCCGGCCGCATGCGCTGTGTCATCTGCCATAGAGGCTTCAACTCGCGCAGCAATCTGCGCTCCCACATGCGGATCCACACCCTGGACAAGCCCTTCGTGTGCCGCTTCTGCAACCGTCGCTTCAGCCAGTCTTCCACCCTACGGAACCACGTGCGACTGCACACTGGGGAGCGTCCGTACAAATGCCAGGTCTGCCAGAGCGCCTACTCACAGCTGGCCGGCCTCCGCGCCCACCAGAAGAGCGCCAGGCACCGCCCGCCAAACGGCTCCCTGCAGGCTCACTCCCCCAACCTCCCCGTCCCACACCCGGCGTCCCTGGCGCACCACATCCCCACCATGGTGTTGTGA